In Carya illinoinensis cultivar Pawnee chromosome 16, C.illinoinensisPawnee_v1, whole genome shotgun sequence, a single window of DNA contains:
- the LOC122298809 gene encoding uncharacterized protein At4g02000-like gives MLVEFDDPRDKIRVLHNGPWTFNKQLVLTKVFEGHLQAHKVSMTTADFWVRIHDLPMIACNEYVGKLIGDTLGKVIEVDLDYDDLAWGEYMRVRLALDITKPLLQRKKISLGDHRDYWVRFTYERLPDFCYQCGSLGHSHRECDIWKSRSTDSEDGVILNEDDLSKQVHSEEEGAAKVSDEVISNRQETPSRARVSSSPSHGPSQDHLLGPPETTSDGLSRPK, from the exons ATGTTGGTGGAATTTGATGACCCTAGAGACAAGATACGAGTTCTTCACAATGGCCCATGGACTTTCAACAAACAGCTGGTGCTAACCAAGGTGTTTGAGGGCCATTTACAGGCACATAAAGTTTCTATGACAACAGCAGACTTTTGGGTAAGAATCCATGATTTACCAATGATTGCATGTAATGAATATGTTGGAAAATTGATTGGGGACACGTTGGGTAAGGTTATCGAGGTGGATTTAGACTATGACGATCTAGCCTGGGGGGAGTATATGAGAGTCCGACTAGCACTGGACATCACAAAGCCCCTGTTACAGCGGAAGAAGATAAGCCTGGGTGACCATCGAGATTACTGGGTTCGGTTCACCTATGAGAGGTTGCCGGATTTTTGCTACCAGTGTGGAAGTTTGGGGCACTCCCACCGTGAGTGTGACATTTGGAAATCTCGAAGCACAGATTCTGAAG ATGGGGTGATTTTGAATGAAGATGACCTGAGCAAACAGGTACACTCTGAGGAAGAAGGAGCTGCCAAAGTCTCGGATGAGGTCATATCCAACCGTCAGGAAACCCCTTCAAGGGCCAGGGTCTCGAGTTCACCTTCTCATGGGCCTTCACAGGATCATTTGCTGGGTCCACCAGAGACCACTTCTGATGGGCTCTCTCGGCCCAAATAA